From a single Fulvivirga ulvae genomic region:
- a CDS encoding glutaminase, with protein MDYQKILEEIHQEVLPLLDKGKVADYIPELANVDAGKFGIYLLTLEDNAYAVGDVHEKFSIQSISKVFMLALTISHLGEKVYERVDVEPSGDPFNSLVQLEHECGIPRNPFINSGALVITDMMISSFEDPRTEFLEYVRDLVGNSGIYCNMKVAGSEKQHGFKNAAMVNLMKSFGNIENDVEEVLDLYFEFCSIEMTCSELARAFRVFANHGRGVIDTKKYITESQFKRITAIMQTCGFYDEAGEFAFRVGLPGKSGVGGGIAAILPDEYSIVTWSPGLNKKGNSLAGMKALELFTTKTGTSIF; from the coding sequence ATGGACTATCAAAAGATACTGGAAGAGATACACCAGGAGGTACTGCCCTTGCTCGATAAGGGGAAGGTGGCAGACTATATTCCGGAACTGGCCAATGTGGACGCTGGTAAATTCGGGATCTACCTGCTTACACTTGAGGATAATGCATATGCAGTGGGCGATGTTCATGAAAAGTTTTCTATACAAAGTATTTCAAAAGTTTTTATGTTGGCGCTTACTATTTCTCATTTAGGAGAGAAAGTATACGAACGAGTGGATGTGGAACCCTCAGGCGATCCTTTTAATTCTCTCGTGCAGCTTGAGCATGAATGTGGTATACCGCGCAATCCATTTATCAATTCCGGTGCGCTGGTAATCACGGATATGATGATATCCTCTTTTGAGGATCCTCGTACTGAGTTTTTGGAATATGTACGTGACCTGGTAGGGAATTCAGGAATTTATTGCAATATGAAAGTGGCTGGTTCCGAAAAGCAGCACGGCTTTAAAAATGCGGCCATGGTCAACCTGATGAAATCATTTGGGAATATTGAAAATGATGTGGAGGAGGTACTCGACCTGTATTTTGAATTTTGCTCCATTGAGATGACCTGTAGTGAGCTGGCCAGGGCATTTCGTGTATTTGCCAATCATGGCCGTGGTGTGATAGATACCAAAAAGTACATTACTGAAAGCCAGTTTAAGAGAATAACAGCTATTATGCAGACTTGTGGGTTTTATGACGAAGCCGGAGAATTTGCTTTCCGTGTAGGTTTGCCAGGTAAAAGTGGAGTAGGAGGAGGTATAGCTGCCATACTACCAGATGAGTACAGCATTGTAACCTGGAGCCCGGGACTGAACAAAAAGGGCAATTCATTGGCGGGCATGAAAGCCCTGGAGCTTTTCACTACCAAAACAGGAACCTCTATATTTTAA
- a CDS encoding sialidase family protein encodes MRYILCLFLITIFIHPVAYGQFKNIVLDRQDSVTRAPAEPSVAISYKDRNNIVGSAILDKVYVTKDGGKTWTKNRLTSTMGVWGDPVVISDRKGDFYYFHLSDPTGENWQSEEILDRIVCQKSSDQGENWSDGASIGFNHPKDQDKEWAVADPNSGSIYVSWTQFDDYGSADSTCYSNILFSESNGGKKWSDPVRINQLSGDCIDDDNTVEGAVPAVGPLGQLYVAWSYGEKIYLDRSLDKGKTWLRNDIMIVDQPGGWTLSIPGLNRTNGMPVLICDNSNSQYRGSLYLNWSDQRNGEDDTDIWFMKSANHGDTWSAPVRVNDDAPGKHQFLSWMTMDETSGFIYIIYYDRRNYDDLRTDVYLAYSTDGGNSFVNKKISETPFTPDAEYFFGDYSNIAAHDGRIVPMWTRMDNGQTAILTAIIEQEELTGVERAGRKGKKSR; translated from the coding sequence ATGCGATACATTTTATGCTTATTTCTGATCACAATTTTCATACACCCCGTCGCCTACGGCCAATTTAAGAATATAGTTCTTGACAGGCAGGACTCTGTAACCCGAGCCCCGGCTGAGCCTAGCGTGGCTATCTCGTATAAAGACCGTAATAATATAGTAGGATCGGCTATTTTGGATAAAGTGTACGTGACTAAAGATGGCGGGAAGACCTGGACCAAAAACAGGCTAACCTCAACTATGGGGGTGTGGGGTGACCCTGTGGTAATATCTGACAGAAAAGGGGATTTTTACTATTTCCATTTGTCGGACCCAACCGGGGAAAACTGGCAGAGTGAAGAAATACTGGACAGGATCGTATGCCAGAAATCATCAGATCAGGGAGAAAACTGGTCTGATGGAGCTTCTATTGGTTTTAACCACCCCAAAGATCAGGATAAGGAGTGGGCAGTGGCCGATCCCAATTCCGGAAGCATTTATGTAAGCTGGACACAGTTTGATGATTATGGATCAGCAGATTCCACATGCTATAGCAACATCCTGTTTTCAGAAAGCAACGGTGGTAAGAAGTGGTCTGACCCGGTACGCATAAACCAGCTTTCGGGTGATTGCATTGATGATGACAATACTGTAGAAGGAGCAGTACCGGCTGTAGGACCTTTAGGGCAACTTTACGTGGCATGGTCGTATGGAGAAAAAATATACCTCGACAGGTCACTCGATAAAGGTAAGACCTGGCTAAGGAATGATATTATGATAGTAGATCAGCCCGGCGGATGGACATTGAGCATTCCGGGACTTAACAGAACAAATGGTATGCCGGTACTTATATGCGATAACAGCAATAGCCAGTACAGAGGTTCTTTATACCTCAATTGGTCTGATCAGCGTAATGGGGAAGATGATACGGATATCTGGTTCATGAAATCCGCTAATCATGGCGACACCTGGTCAGCACCTGTTCGTGTGAATGATGACGCACCGGGCAAGCACCAGTTCCTGTCCTGGATGACTATGGATGAGACCAGCGGATTCATTTACATCATATACTATGACCGAAGAAATTATGATGACCTCCGGACTGATGTTTACCTGGCTTACTCTACGGACGGCGGTAATTCCTTTGTCAATAAGAAGATCAGCGAAACTCCTTTCACACCAGATGCAGAATATTTCTTTGGCGACTACTCTAACATAGCAGCTCACGATGGCAGAATAGTACCCATGTGGACCAGAATGGATAACGGTCAAACTGCAATATTAACGGCTATCATCGAACAGGAAGAACTAACAGGGGTTGAAAGAGCAGGCAGGAAAGGGAAGAAAAGCAGGTGA
- a CDS encoding cation diffusion facilitator family transporter gives MGHDHGHHHGHHHHHHGVKNLRVAFFLNLGFTVIEIIGGLLTNSVAILSDALHDLGDSLSLGLSWYFQKISGRGRDKTFSYGYSRFSLLGAVINSVVLLTGSGIIIYEAIPRLFNPEQPDAEGMMYLAILGIVVNGIAVLRLRKGSSLNEEVVSLHLLEDVLGWVAVLIGSVAMRFYDIPILDPILSLLIASYILYNVFGNIKKSFRIILQGTPKGVEIDKIIAEINKNPEIKSVHDCHLWSMDGEYYIFSAHLVVAREKGMAELAEIKDRVRTLLKSFSIEHATIEFETESESCELEHC, from the coding sequence ATGGGACACGACCACGGACACCATCATGGCCACCACCATCATCACCATGGGGTTAAAAACCTTCGGGTAGCTTTTTTCCTTAATCTGGGTTTTACAGTCATTGAGATTATTGGTGGCCTGCTTACCAACAGTGTGGCGATACTCTCCGATGCGCTGCATGACCTTGGTGACAGCCTCAGCCTGGGACTTTCATGGTATTTTCAAAAAATTTCGGGAAGAGGTCGCGACAAAACGTTTTCCTATGGTTATAGCAGGTTCTCCCTGTTGGGTGCTGTCATTAACTCTGTGGTATTGCTCACCGGATCGGGCATAATCATCTATGAGGCCATACCTCGCCTTTTTAACCCGGAGCAACCTGATGCTGAAGGCATGATGTACCTCGCTATACTTGGTATTGTGGTCAATGGAATTGCTGTACTCCGATTACGAAAGGGCTCGTCGCTAAATGAAGAGGTTGTATCCCTTCATTTGCTGGAAGATGTTCTGGGCTGGGTGGCAGTGCTGATAGGTTCGGTGGCAATGAGGTTTTATGACATACCCATTCTTGATCCTATTTTATCCTTGTTGATCGCCTCCTATATCCTTTACAATGTATTTGGAAATATTAAAAAGAGCTTCAGGATCATACTCCAGGGAACCCCAAAAGGTGTGGAAATTGATAAAATCATAGCTGAGATCAATAAAAATCCTGAGATTAAAAGTGTACATGACTGCCACTTATGGTCTATGGATGGCGAATATTATATTTTCAGTGCACACCTTGTAGTTGCCCGGGAAAAAGGAATGGCAGAACTGGCCGAGATAAAAGACCGGGTCAGGACCTTGTTAAAATCATTCTCTATAGAACATGCCACCATCGAGTTTGAAACTGAGAGCGAATCGTGCGAACTTGAGCATTGTTAG
- a CDS encoding CocE/NonD family hydrolase: MNFRILVAALFLGFATFSVDLKAQDKDSLFVRSNYDKHEYQIPMRDGTKLFTTVYTPRDKSKKYPFLMQRTPYSVAPYGEDNYKKSLGPSPYLMRDKYIFVYQDVRGRWMSEGDYDNMRPFIKGNNPKNKKDIDESSDTFDTIEWLLKNIKNNNGKVGQWGISYPGHYTAAALPEAHPALVASSPQAPIADFFFDDFHHMGAFLQSYLFAYPVFGHQTEPTTESWYMDKWTKLQASGNTADGYDFHMNLGPLKNVKQYYPDDFFWEQTVEHPNYDEFWQKRNILPHLNGIDHAVMTVGGWYDAEDLYGPLNIYKTVEANNPKAKNSIVMGPWSHGDWARERGYQAVNHIYYGDSVSTFYQKNIERPFFNHHLKGEGQLDLPEAYMFDTGLKTWKEFAVWPPKDIPPVKLRFAKNGKLLINEQTDEEATFKYISDPDNPVPYTSETESVTFTPRRFMTDDQRHASRRPDVLTFESDVLSEDLTLAGEIVARLKVALSSTDADFVVKLIDVYPGDAKPSKITPEHVVMSGYQQLVRHEVFRGRFRNSFSEPEPFKPGEVEDVNFPLQDILHTFKKGHKVMIQIHSTWFPYIDRNPQKYVDNIYKADESDFQKAEITVYGSSVVEVGEDQSMNIPVDIYKK; encoded by the coding sequence ATGAACTTTAGAATTTTAGTAGCAGCCCTTTTTCTTGGGTTTGCCACTTTTAGTGTTGACCTCAAAGCCCAGGATAAGGATTCTCTTTTCGTAAGGAGCAATTACGATAAGCACGAATACCAGATACCTATGAGAGACGGTACCAAACTATTTACCACCGTCTATACACCCAGGGATAAGTCAAAGAAGTATCCTTTCCTGATGCAACGTACCCCATACAGTGTAGCTCCGTACGGTGAGGATAATTATAAGAAAAGTCTGGGGCCCTCTCCATACCTGATGCGTGATAAGTATATTTTTGTTTATCAGGATGTACGTGGAAGATGGATGTCAGAAGGAGACTATGACAACATGAGGCCTTTCATCAAAGGGAACAACCCTAAGAATAAGAAAGATATAGATGAAAGCTCGGATACTTTCGATACCATAGAGTGGCTGTTGAAGAATATAAAGAATAACAATGGCAAAGTAGGACAGTGGGGAATCTCCTATCCTGGGCATTATACTGCAGCGGCTCTTCCTGAGGCTCACCCAGCCCTGGTGGCATCTTCTCCACAGGCACCAATAGCGGATTTCTTCTTTGATGATTTCCACCATATGGGAGCATTCCTGCAAAGCTACTTGTTTGCTTACCCCGTTTTCGGACATCAGACAGAACCTACCACTGAAAGCTGGTATATGGACAAGTGGACAAAACTACAGGCTTCAGGCAACACTGCTGACGGGTATGATTTTCACATGAACCTTGGTCCGTTGAAAAATGTAAAGCAATATTATCCTGATGATTTCTTTTGGGAGCAGACCGTTGAGCATCCTAACTATGATGAGTTTTGGCAGAAGAGAAATATACTACCACACCTGAACGGTATCGACCATGCTGTAATGACAGTAGGAGGATGGTACGATGCAGAGGACCTTTACGGACCGCTGAATATTTATAAAACGGTAGAGGCAAACAACCCCAAAGCTAAAAACAGTATAGTGATGGGTCCATGGAGCCATGGTGACTGGGCGAGGGAAAGAGGTTATCAGGCGGTAAACCATATCTACTATGGTGATAGCGTGTCCACCTTTTATCAGAAGAATATCGAAAGGCCGTTTTTTAATCATCATCTGAAAGGCGAAGGCCAGCTTGACTTACCCGAAGCTTATATGTTTGATACCGGGCTTAAAACCTGGAAGGAGTTTGCCGTGTGGCCTCCTAAGGATATACCTCCGGTGAAATTGCGTTTTGCGAAAAACGGAAAGCTATTGATCAATGAGCAAACGGATGAAGAAGCAACTTTCAAATACATCAGCGATCCTGACAACCCGGTGCCTTACACGTCGGAAACAGAATCAGTAACATTTACACCAAGAAGGTTCATGACAGATGATCAGAGGCATGCCTCCAGAAGGCCGGACGTCCTGACCTTTGAAAGTGATGTGCTCAGCGAGGATCTGACACTGGCAGGTGAAATCGTAGCCCGCCTTAAAGTGGCGCTGTCTTCAACCGATGCAGACTTTGTGGTTAAACTGATTGATGTTTATCCGGGAGATGCCAAGCCAAGTAAAATAACCCCTGAACATGTAGTGATGTCAGGATATCAGCAGTTGGTAAGGCATGAGGTATTCCGGGGTAGGTTCAGGAATAGTTTTTCCGAGCCTGAGCCATTTAAGCCCGGAGAAGTGGAAGATGTTAATTTTCCATTGCAAGACATACTGCATACGTTCAAAAAAGGCCATAAAGTTATGATCCAGATCCACAGCACGTGGTTCCCTTATATAGATCGTAATCCTCAGAAGTATGTGGATAATATTTATAAAGCGGATGAATCCGATTTTCAAAAGGCCGAAATTACCGTTTATGGCTCATCAGTTGTGGAAGTTGGTGAAGACCAATCGATGAACATTCCGGTGGATATATATAAAAAGTAA
- a CDS encoding serine hydrolase domain-containing protein: MNQPQLSLRFLSYVAFASLVFFGCSQHSSKEAQSDKNDAEKHTPILSFAKPEEVGLTTDSLKKIDELVMQYVEKQGFPGAVVLIAKGGKIVYETEIGWSDSMRSEPYRKDHIFRMASMTKPLTSVAAMQLYEQGKLNLNDPVSKYIPEFANSAVLTDFHKEDTTWESRPARREPTIYHLLTHTAGIPYGFITPEVNGTIMAKYDIPDLATHLDIKLEDKMAALGKLPLVHDPGEKFTYGLSTDVLGRVVEVASGMSLADYFEKNITGPLGMKDTDFFLDETQAPRLVDTYMLNDSGRITYTYEMGKLYDGNFPVKGSSYYSGGSGLSGTARDYFIFCEMLLEDGTLQGVQLLKPETAKMMHTNQLDTVSFPWADSGFGYGFEVSEMHPVKPTGTYYWGGAFSTTFWIDPENDLVAIMLSQVLFGSNEMFKEFENLVYNALVEENVAELTGN, encoded by the coding sequence ATGAATCAACCTCAACTAAGTTTAAGATTTCTATCCTACGTTGCATTTGCCAGTTTAGTTTTTTTTGGATGCTCTCAGCATTCTTCAAAAGAGGCACAGTCAGATAAAAATGATGCGGAAAAGCACACCCCAATTTTATCCTTTGCCAAGCCCGAAGAAGTGGGGCTAACTACTGACAGCTTAAAAAAGATTGATGAACTGGTTATGCAGTATGTGGAAAAACAGGGGTTTCCCGGAGCAGTTGTACTTATTGCCAAAGGTGGAAAAATTGTTTACGAAACCGAGATTGGTTGGAGTGATTCTATGCGTTCGGAGCCCTACCGAAAGGATCATATCTTCCGAATGGCCTCTATGACAAAGCCTCTGACTTCTGTGGCCGCCATGCAATTATATGAACAGGGTAAGCTAAACCTCAATGACCCTGTATCCAAGTACATCCCGGAATTTGCCAATAGTGCAGTGCTTACCGATTTCCATAAAGAGGACACAACCTGGGAGAGCCGCCCTGCACGGAGAGAGCCAACCATATACCATCTTTTAACTCACACTGCCGGGATTCCGTATGGGTTCATTACCCCTGAGGTGAATGGCACCATTATGGCGAAATATGATATACCGGACCTTGCAACACATCTGGATATTAAGCTTGAGGATAAAATGGCCGCATTGGGAAAACTTCCATTGGTCCATGATCCGGGCGAGAAATTTACCTATGGTCTCAGTACTGATGTGTTGGGCCGTGTGGTTGAAGTTGCCAGCGGTATGAGCCTTGCTGATTATTTTGAAAAAAACATTACCGGACCTCTGGGGATGAAAGATACTGATTTCTTCCTGGACGAGACACAGGCACCGCGATTGGTAGATACGTATATGCTAAATGACAGTGGACGAATAACATATACTTATGAAATGGGTAAGTTGTACGATGGAAACTTCCCTGTAAAGGGATCTTCTTATTATTCGGGAGGAAGTGGCCTGAGCGGGACAGCCAGAGACTATTTTATTTTCTGCGAAATGTTGCTGGAAGACGGGACATTACAGGGTGTACAACTACTGAAACCAGAGACCGCTAAAATGATGCATACAAACCAACTGGATACAGTTTCTTTCCCTTGGGCAGATTCTGGTTTTGGATATGGTTTTGAAGTATCTGAAATGCATCCCGTGAAGCCCACCGGTACTTATTATTGGGGAGGGGCGTTTAGCACTACTTTTTGGATAGATCCTGAAAATGATCTGGTCGCAATAATGTTAAGTCAGGTGCTTTTTGGCTCAAACGAGATGTTTAAAGAGTTTGAAAACCTGGTTTACAATGCGCTTGTTGAAGAAAATGTGGCTGAACTTACCGGCAATTAA
- a CDS encoding hybrid sensor histidine kinase/response regulator transcription factor, with translation MKAGILILIVVKLSLLAGQLVSQPQMPIPFKFEYLDVKDGLSHGQVDCILKDSRGYIWIGTSSGLNLFNGYTIKNFTYNPRDTATVNSTIITDLFEDPEGNIWINTPQGVNVYDPKLEIFHQNISNYTRKYGLPDAVITNIVKTAEDVYWFITLDQGVIRYNNQDNTSIHFGQGLKYSIGSNTVSSVRQDSKGDIWVIHNSGLLQKVDGKSLKVTEQYHYLADRFEGQLRNFEMIIDRDNDLWIYLPFEDHGAFRFKSNARQIINYTRDSDPIKLNTNLVTGIVEGADGKIWIGTDHGGINILDKETQTISYLLHNPEIENSLSHNSIYCLYKDDQDIIWVGTYKKGVNYYHGKIRRFPHYKHGLPGSLPYDDVNRFVADAKDNIWIGTNGGGLVYFDRTDNVFTQYKANPADPRSLSSDVIVSMLIDKSNTLWIGTYMGGLNQFDGKHFRRYQRDIENPASIADNNIWELFEDSRGNLWVGTLTGGLDKLKKGDNEFTHYKFSETGSDTTLHVTYIQAIAEDAEGNLWVGGGDGIDIIDLSTNKVKQNSENPDVPYLLPAHTVISLYKDGLGRMWVGTQQGLYVYNEKGTLLEMFTADNGLPHNAILTILEENDHNMWFSTPNGIFNLVIDGPNDLSQVRFVNYDESDGLQGKVFNENAALRTHKGELIFGGANGFNIFDPNELKIKENAPKIVFSDFQLFNRSLGAGELNQGRAILDKSISFTREITLKHDENVFSIEFAAISFLHPGKTKYKYKLEGFDHQWRMADETRRATYTNLDPGSYTFKVLSSNNDGVWNDQNVASIKISVLPPFWKTNWAYALYVMLGLAILYIVRREILQRERVKFRIEQARREAQQMHELDLLKIRFFTNLSHEFRTPLSLILAPLEKLMANAHSQYQKMQYQMINRNARRLLNLLNQLLDFRKLEVDSIGLYTSEGNIIKFIEESVHSFSDLSENKNVTLHFHTKVDELHVAFDMDKLEKILFNLLSNAFKFTPESGRIGVDVNCYDEEKGIKLVEIKVSDTGIGIPKEQQQRVFERFFRNDVPGSVINQGSGIGLAITREFVKIHGGTITVESEPGRGTCFSVSIPMEEVGQKVDIAIKEEIKGSEKENTLECHEPEHIHDEETPLILLVEDSEDFRFYLKDNLGVHFKVMEARNGREGWQKALSCLPDLIVSDLMMPELNGIELCEKLKNDTRTSHIPVVLLTADSAEDKQIKTLSLGADDYITKPFNFEILLSRVKNLILQRKVLQEIYQKKISVETSEMEITSLDDKLIQNAIMVVEENISDPDFTVEMFSRELGLSRVHLYKKLVSLTGTTPIEFIRKIRLQRAAQFLRESQLTVAEVAYKVGFNNRKYFTKHFKAAYKVPPSAYASRQG, from the coding sequence ATGAAGGCAGGGATTCTCATTTTAATAGTTGTAAAACTTAGTTTGCTGGCGGGTCAATTAGTTTCGCAACCGCAAATGCCGATACCTTTTAAATTCGAATACCTGGATGTAAAGGATGGCTTGTCTCATGGACAGGTTGACTGCATTCTCAAAGACAGCCGGGGGTATATTTGGATAGGAACTTCCTCCGGGCTTAACCTTTTTAATGGTTATACTATTAAGAATTTCACCTACAATCCCCGGGATACCGCTACAGTTAATTCAACAATAATAACAGACCTCTTCGAAGATCCTGAAGGAAATATTTGGATCAACACACCGCAGGGCGTTAACGTGTACGATCCTAAACTGGAGATATTTCATCAGAATATTTCCAACTATACCAGGAAATACGGGCTGCCGGATGCAGTGATAACCAATATTGTTAAAACAGCCGAAGACGTCTACTGGTTCATCACTTTGGATCAGGGTGTGATTCGCTATAATAACCAGGACAATACATCAATACACTTTGGGCAAGGCCTGAAATACTCAATAGGGTCCAACACTGTGTCCTCTGTTCGCCAAGACAGCAAGGGAGACATATGGGTTATTCATAATAGCGGGTTACTTCAGAAAGTGGATGGAAAATCATTGAAAGTTACTGAGCAGTACCACTATCTTGCCGATCGGTTTGAAGGTCAGTTGCGAAACTTTGAAATGATCATAGACAGAGACAACGACCTTTGGATTTATTTGCCATTTGAGGATCATGGTGCATTCCGCTTCAAATCAAATGCCAGGCAAATAATCAACTATACCAGGGATTCCGACCCAATAAAGCTCAATACCAACCTTGTAACAGGGATTGTTGAGGGTGCAGATGGTAAAATATGGATCGGTACGGATCATGGCGGGATCAATATCTTGGATAAGGAGACCCAAACAATCAGCTATTTGCTGCACAATCCGGAAATAGAAAACAGCCTTTCGCACAATAGTATATACTGTTTGTACAAAGACGATCAGGATATTATCTGGGTTGGGACCTACAAAAAGGGTGTAAACTATTACCATGGGAAGATCAGAAGATTTCCTCATTACAAACACGGCCTGCCCGGTAGCCTGCCTTATGATGATGTTAATCGCTTCGTAGCAGATGCTAAAGACAATATTTGGATTGGAACAAATGGTGGCGGGCTGGTTTACTTTGACCGGACAGATAATGTATTTACACAATATAAAGCCAACCCTGCCGACCCCAGGAGCCTTAGTAGTGATGTAATCGTAAGTATGTTGATCGACAAATCCAATACCCTATGGATAGGTACATATATGGGAGGTCTCAACCAATTTGATGGAAAACATTTCAGGCGCTATCAGAGAGATATTGAAAACCCTGCGAGCATAGCCGACAATAATATTTGGGAGTTATTTGAAGACTCGAGGGGCAACTTGTGGGTAGGTACATTAACCGGCGGGCTGGACAAACTCAAAAAAGGAGATAATGAGTTTACACATTATAAATTTAGCGAAACAGGGTCAGATACTACCCTGCATGTCACATATATTCAGGCTATAGCTGAAGATGCTGAAGGCAACCTTTGGGTTGGTGGAGGTGACGGAATAGATATTATAGACCTGTCCACCAATAAAGTTAAACAAAATAGCGAAAACCCCGACGTACCATATTTGCTGCCGGCCCATACGGTAATCAGCTTATATAAAGATGGGTTGGGCCGCATGTGGGTTGGGACTCAGCAAGGCCTGTATGTTTACAATGAGAAGGGTACGCTTCTGGAAATGTTTACCGCTGACAACGGGCTTCCGCATAACGCCATATTAACCATACTGGAGGAAAATGATCACAACATGTGGTTTAGCACGCCCAATGGTATTTTCAATCTGGTGATAGACGGACCAAATGATCTTTCGCAGGTTAGGTTTGTAAATTATGATGAGAGTGACGGACTTCAGGGGAAAGTCTTTAATGAGAACGCCGCATTAAGAACACATAAAGGAGAGTTGATATTTGGAGGAGCTAACGGTTTTAATATTTTCGATCCCAATGAACTTAAAATTAAAGAGAATGCTCCAAAGATCGTTTTTTCAGATTTCCAGCTGTTCAATAGGAGTCTTGGCGCAGGAGAGCTAAATCAAGGCAGAGCAATACTTGATAAATCAATTTCCTTTACCAGGGAGATCACTTTAAAGCATGATGAAAATGTGTTTTCAATAGAATTTGCGGCCATAAGCTTTTTGCATCCAGGTAAAACCAAATATAAGTACAAGTTAGAAGGCTTTGATCATCAGTGGCGTATGGCAGATGAAACCAGGAGAGCTACCTATACAAACCTTGATCCGGGAAGTTATACTTTTAAAGTACTTAGCTCTAATAATGATGGAGTTTGGAATGATCAGAATGTTGCCAGTATTAAGATATCTGTTCTCCCTCCTTTTTGGAAAACCAACTGGGCATATGCACTCTATGTGATGCTGGGATTAGCAATATTGTATATAGTCAGGAGAGAGATACTTCAACGTGAAAGAGTAAAATTCAGGATAGAACAGGCACGCAGAGAAGCACAACAGATGCATGAGTTAGATCTTTTGAAGATCAGGTTCTTTACCAACCTGAGTCATGAGTTTCGTACCCCATTATCACTCATACTGGCGCCTTTGGAAAAGCTCATGGCCAACGCTCATAGCCAGTATCAGAAGATGCAATATCAGATGATAAACCGGAATGCGCGCAGGCTGCTCAACCTGCTCAACCAGTTGCTGGATTTCCGTAAACTCGAAGTGGATTCAATAGGACTTTATACCTCAGAGGGAAATATCATTAAGTTTATAGAAGAGTCCGTGCATTCTTTTTCAGACTTGTCCGAAAATAAAAATGTAACACTCCATTTTCACACAAAAGTGGATGAGCTGCATGTTGCATTTGATATGGATAAGCTCGAAAAGATCCTTTTCAATCTGCTATCGAATGCCTTCAAGTTTACCCCTGAAAGTGGCCGTATTGGCGTTGATGTGAACTGCTATGATGAAGAAAAAGGAATAAAACTGGTCGAGATCAAGGTAAGTGATACCGGCATTGGTATTCCAAAGGAGCAGCAGCAGAGAGTTTTTGAACGATTTTTTAGAAATGATGTACCTGGAAGTGTGATTAATCAGGGGAGCGGTATAGGATTGGCTATTACCAGGGAATTCGTTAAAATCCACGGAGGCACGATAACAGTAGAAAGTGAGCCTGGCAGAGGAACATGTTTTAGTGTGAGCATACCCATGGAAGAAGTGGGGCAAAAGGTGGATATAGCCATTAAGGAGGAAATTAAAGGTAGCGAAAAAGAAAACACACTTGAATGCCATGAGCCGGAGCATATACATGATGAAGAGACCCCTCTCATATTACTTGTGGAGGATAGTGAGGATTTTCGGTTTTATTTGAAGGACAATCTGGGGGTACATTTTAAAGTAATGGAAGCAAGAAATGGCCGGGAAGGTTGGCAAAAGGCGCTTTCCTGTCTTCCGGATTTGATTGTTAGCGATTTGATGATGCCGGAACTTAATGGTATTGAGCTTTGCGAAAAGCTTAAGAATGATACACGCACCTCACATATTCCTGTAGTACTACTTACAGCTGACTCTGCCGAAGATAAGCAAATTAAGACACTGTCGCTAGGTGCTGATGATTATATCACCAAGCCGTTTAATTTTGAAATTTTATTATCCAGAGTCAAAAACCTTATCCTGCAGCGCAAAGTGCTACAAGAGATTTATCAAAAGAAGATCAGTGTAGAGACCAGTGAAATGGAAATCACCTCTTTGGATGATAAGCTTATTCAAAATGCTATAATGGTGGTAGAAGAAAATATTTCAGATCCTGATTTTACCGTGGAGATGTTCAGCCGCGAACTAGGACTTAGCCGGGTACACCTTTATAAAAAACTCGTATCCTTAACGGGTACCACACCCATCGAGTTCATTCGTAAAATAAGACTACAGCGTGCAGCGCAATTTTTGAGAGAAAGCCAGCTGACAGTAGCCGAAGTTGCATATAAAGTTGGGTTTAACAACAGAAAGTATTTTACCAAACATTTTAAAGCAGCCTATAAAGTACCCCCGTCTGCATATGCATCCAGGCAGGGATAA